In Pseudomonas fakonensis, one DNA window encodes the following:
- a CDS encoding IS256 family transposase: MPTKKKPLRDLPKIPKELLEQFGEGLMSAEAIEDASAAFKKALIERALSAELGHHLGYPPGAQRPADETNQRNGKSGKTVLTGDGPLRLEIPRDRDGSFAPILIPKHERRYTGFDDKIIAMYARGMTVREIRAFLSEQYGTEVSPDFISSVTDEVMDEIGAWQQRPLEPMYPVIFFDALRVKIREEGLVRNKAIYLALGVLPDGTRDILGIWIENTEGAKFWMKVFNDLKTRGVEDVLIAVTDGLKGMPEALSAVFPETTLQTCIVHLIRNSLDFAAWDKRRALAKELKPIYQAINAEAAEQALDEFENGPWGEKYPTVVAAWRRAWDRVIPFFVFPPAIRKVIYTTNAIESINAQLRKVIKTRGHFPNDDAATKLIWLGLRNITANWGKPAHDWKSAMNQFAILYGDRFIRPTW, encoded by the coding sequence ATGCCAACCAAAAAGAAACCCTTGCGTGACCTGCCAAAAATCCCCAAAGAGCTGCTGGAGCAGTTCGGCGAGGGCCTGATGTCCGCAGAAGCAATCGAGGATGCCTCAGCGGCGTTCAAGAAGGCCTTGATCGAGCGTGCCTTGAGTGCCGAACTCGGTCACCACCTGGGTTATCCGCCGGGCGCGCAGCGCCCGGCGGATGAAACCAATCAGCGTAACGGCAAGAGTGGCAAGACGGTTTTGACCGGCGATGGCCCGCTACGACTGGAAATCCCTCGCGATCGAGACGGTAGTTTTGCGCCCATTCTGATCCCCAAGCATGAGCGGCGTTACACCGGTTTCGATGACAAGATCATCGCCATGTACGCCCGTGGAATGACGGTCAGAGAGATCCGAGCCTTTCTGTCCGAGCAGTATGGAACAGAGGTCTCACCCGACTTCATCAGCTCTGTGACAGACGAGGTCATGGACGAGATTGGCGCGTGGCAACAGCGGCCACTGGAGCCGATGTACCCGGTCATTTTCTTCGATGCGCTGCGGGTGAAGATCCGCGAAGAGGGCCTGGTGCGCAACAAGGCCATTTACTTGGCCCTGGGCGTTCTTCCCGACGGAACGCGAGATATCCTGGGCATCTGGATCGAGAACACCGAGGGTGCGAAGTTTTGGATGAAGGTCTTTAACGATCTCAAGACGCGCGGTGTCGAAGATGTGCTGATTGCCGTGACCGATGGCCTCAAAGGTATGCCAGAGGCTCTCAGTGCCGTGTTTCCAGAGACGACGTTGCAAACGTGCATCGTGCACCTGATCCGCAACAGCCTCGACTTCGCGGCCTGGGACAAGCGGCGAGCTCTGGCCAAGGAGCTGAAGCCGATTTACCAAGCCATCAATGCTGAAGCGGCTGAGCAAGCACTCGATGAGTTTGAGAACGGGCCGTGGGGGGAGAAATATCCAACGGTGGTGGCTGCTTGGAGACGGGCTTGGGATCGCGTGATTCCATTCTTTGTTTTCCCGCCCGCCATCCGGAAAGTGATCTATACCACCAACGCCATCGAGAGCATCAACGCCCAGCTACGCAAGGTCATCAAGACTCGTGGGCATTTCCCGAATGATGACGCAGCGACCAAACTGATCTGGCTGGGATTGCGCAACATAACAGCCAATTGGGGAAAGCCGGCCCATGACTGGAAAAGCGCGATGAATCAATTTGCGATTCTGTATGGAGATCGGTTCATCAGGCCGACCTGGTGA
- a CDS encoding DUF3077 domain-containing protein gives MSDKTAGVTGFGYGDDDQPLFRVQAGQDAKMAMEQASAIMTCVKRMTLLASTDGEANLGWGAHLLSDMAKAVIDDVELGRSRQT, from the coding sequence ATGAGCGACAAGACTGCCGGCGTGACCGGCTTCGGTTATGGCGACGACGATCAGCCGCTGTTCCGCGTACAAGCCGGCCAGGATGCAAAAATGGCAATGGAGCAGGCCTCAGCGATCATGACCTGCGTAAAGCGCATGACCCTGCTGGCCTCCACCGACGGCGAGGCCAACCTAGGCTGGGGTGCGCATTTGCTAAGCGATATGGCCAAGGCCGTGATCGACGATGTAGAGCTGGGCCGTAGCCGGCAAACCTGA
- a CDS encoding zeta toxin family protein, with product MARLRVFAGPNGSGKSTIKESLPQALVKIYVNADELEKQAKATGFIDLSAFGMAPKLPELLAFHASHYLLIKKGLTEQVNRLGLVENKVDYRAVQVDSYFASVIADFIRQYLLDHDMSFTFETVMSHPGKVDFMREAQAAGYRTYLYFVSTEDPDINVDRVAIRVHEGGHPVAPDKVRERYAKSLALLPQAVAASHRAYIFDNSGDSSVLLAEITDGSLLEYRSEDVPDWFFEAYVDKVDH from the coding sequence GTGGCCCGGCTTCGAGTGTTCGCAGGCCCCAACGGGTCCGGCAAAAGCACCATCAAGGAAAGCCTTCCCCAAGCCCTGGTAAAAATCTACGTCAATGCTGACGAACTGGAAAAGCAGGCCAAGGCAACAGGCTTTATCGACTTGTCGGCATTTGGCATGGCCCCCAAACTGCCGGAACTGCTCGCCTTTCATGCAAGCCATTACCTGCTGATCAAGAAAGGCCTGACCGAGCAGGTCAACCGGTTGGGTTTGGTCGAAAACAAAGTCGATTATCGCGCTGTCCAGGTAGACTCTTACTTCGCCTCTGTCATCGCGGACTTCATTCGCCAGTACCTGCTCGATCACGATATGAGCTTTACCTTTGAAACGGTGATGTCCCACCCAGGCAAAGTCGACTTCATGCGCGAGGCGCAGGCTGCGGGATACCGCACATATCTGTATTTTGTCTCGACCGAAGACCCGGACATCAATGTAGACCGCGTCGCAATCCGTGTTCACGAAGGCGGGCACCCAGTCGCCCCGGACAAGGTGCGAGAGCGCTATGCGAAGTCGTTGGCGCTGCTGCCGCAGGCCGTGGCGGCCAGTCATCGGGCATACATCTTTGATAACTCGGGTGACAGCTCCGTGCTGCTGGCAGAGATCACTGATGGAAGCTTGCTTGAGTATCGTTCCGAGGATGTTCCGGACTGGTTCTTCGAGGCCTATGTCGACAAAGTCGACCACTGA
- the yajC gene encoding preprotein translocase subunit YajC, which translates to MSFLIPAAYADAAAPAAGPAGTGFEWIFLVGFLVIFYLMIWRPQAKRAKEQKNLLGNLQKGDEVVTNGGIAGKIVKVSDDFVVLEVSDNVELKFQKGAIAATLPKGTLKAI; encoded by the coding sequence ATGAGCTTCTTGATTCCCGCCGCCTACGCGGACGCAGCAGCCCCCGCCGCCGGCCCAGCCGGTACTGGCTTCGAGTGGATCTTCCTGGTTGGTTTCCTGGTCATCTTCTACCTGATGATCTGGCGCCCGCAGGCCAAGCGTGCCAAAGAGCAGAAAAACCTGCTGGGCAACCTGCAAAAAGGTGACGAAGTGGTCACCAACGGTGGTATCGCTGGCAAGATCGTCAAAGTTTCCGATGACTTCGTGGTTCTGGAAGTGTCGGACAACGTCGAGCTGAAGTTCCAGAAGGGCGCGATTGCCGCGACCCTGCCAAAAGGTACGCTCAAGGCTATCTGA
- a CDS encoding nucleotidyl transferase AbiEii/AbiGii toxin family protein, which produces MNLFDQLVQQALANTPDLAPLQVVVEKELLHHDIMRILSESGLLKDLCFIGGTCLRTCYGSRRLSEDLDFTGGAGFQREDFASLKENLIANLNDKYGLQVEVSEPQREEGNVDTWKLRVQTRPEARSLPAQKIHIDICAIPSYQPRPMTLLNPYGVDMGTEGLIVNAQSLEEIFVDKLLAFALRRGRIKNRDLWDIVWLRQRAVTPAYELAERKLADHASSIQAYLQLGEGRVASLTSEQTQRDFQNEMRRFLPVQVVTQTVDNPAFWGYVVQSVREHFEQMRGHLAGGGNDGGSGFLM; this is translated from the coding sequence ATGAACTTGTTTGACCAGCTCGTCCAGCAGGCCCTGGCCAACACCCCCGACCTTGCCCCGCTGCAGGTGGTTGTGGAAAAGGAGCTGCTGCATCACGACATCATGCGCATCCTGAGCGAGAGTGGCCTGCTCAAGGACCTGTGTTTTATCGGCGGCACCTGCTTGCGCACCTGCTATGGCTCCAGGCGACTCAGTGAAGACCTCGACTTCACCGGTGGTGCCGGCTTTCAGCGCGAGGACTTTGCCTCGTTGAAAGAAAACCTGATTGCAAATCTGAACGACAAATATGGCCTGCAGGTGGAGGTCAGCGAGCCCCAGCGCGAAGAAGGCAATGTCGACACCTGGAAGCTGCGGGTACAGACCCGCCCCGAGGCCAGAAGCCTGCCAGCGCAGAAAATCCATATCGATATTTGCGCCATCCCCTCCTACCAGCCCAGGCCGATGACCTTGTTGAACCCTTATGGCGTCGACATGGGCACCGAAGGTTTGATCGTCAATGCGCAAAGCCTTGAAGAAATCTTCGTCGACAAGCTGCTGGCCTTCGCCCTGCGCCGGGGGCGAATCAAGAACCGTGACCTGTGGGACATTGTCTGGTTGAGGCAGCGGGCTGTTACGCCGGCTTATGAGTTGGCCGAGCGCAAGCTTGCGGACCATGCATCCAGTATCCAGGCGTATTTACAGTTGGGGGAGGGGAGGGTGGCGAGCCTGACGTCTGAGCAGACGCAGCGGGATTTCCAGAACGAGATGCGGCGGTTTTTGCCGGTGCAGGTGGTGACGCAGACGGTGGATAACCCGGCGTTCTGGGGGTATGTAGTGCAGAGCGTGCGTGAGCATTTCGAGCAGATGCGCGGGCATCTTGCCGGCGGGGGTAATGACGGGGGCTCTGGGTTTTTGATGTGA
- the tgt gene encoding tRNA guanosine(34) transglycosylase Tgt gives MSFELLATDGKARRGRITFPRGTVETPAFMPVGTYGTVKGMLPRDIEAIGAEMILGNTFHLWLRPGTEVIKKHNGLHDFMQWKGPILTDSGGFQVFSLGAMRKIKEEGVTFASPVDGSKVFMGPEESMQVQRDLGSDVVMIFDECTPYPAEHDVARTSMELSLRWAQRSKNAHADNTAALFGIVQGGMYQDLRMRSLEGLENIGFDGLAIGGLSVGEPKHEMIKVLDYLPGQMPADKPRYLMGVGKPEDLVEGVRRGVDMFDCVMPTRNARNGHLFVDTGVIKIRNAFHRHDESPLDPTCDCYTCTNFSRAYLHHLDKCGEMLSSMLNTIHNLRHYQRLMAGLREAIQQGKLAAFVDAFYAKRGLPVPPLD, from the coding sequence ATGTCGTTCGAACTGCTGGCCACCGACGGCAAGGCCCGTCGCGGCCGCATCACCTTCCCGCGTGGCACCGTCGAGACCCCGGCCTTCATGCCGGTGGGCACCTACGGCACGGTCAAGGGCATGCTGCCCCGTGACATCGAGGCCATCGGCGCCGAGATGATCCTGGGCAACACCTTCCACCTGTGGCTGCGCCCGGGCACCGAGGTGATCAAAAAGCACAACGGCTTGCACGACTTCATGCAATGGAAAGGCCCTATCCTCACCGATTCCGGTGGTTTCCAGGTGTTCAGCCTGGGCGCCATGCGCAAAATCAAGGAGGAGGGCGTGACCTTTGCCTCGCCAGTAGACGGCTCGAAAGTGTTCATGGGCCCGGAAGAGTCGATGCAGGTCCAGCGTGACCTGGGCTCGGACGTGGTGATGATTTTCGACGAGTGCACCCCGTACCCGGCTGAGCACGACGTGGCGCGTACCTCCATGGAGCTGTCGCTGCGCTGGGCCCAGCGCTCGAAGAACGCCCACGCCGACAACACCGCGGCGCTGTTCGGTATCGTCCAGGGTGGCATGTACCAGGACCTGCGCATGCGCTCGCTGGAAGGCCTGGAAAACATCGGCTTCGATGGCCTGGCCATTGGCGGGCTGTCGGTGGGCGAGCCTAAGCACGAGATGATCAAGGTGCTGGACTACCTGCCGGGCCAGATGCCGGCTGACAAACCTCGTTACCTTATGGGGGTAGGCAAGCCGGAAGATCTTGTAGAGGGTGTGCGCCGCGGCGTCGACATGTTCGACTGCGTGATGCCGACGCGCAATGCGCGCAACGGCCATCTGTTCGTTGATACAGGGGTGATCAAGATCCGCAACGCGTTCCATCGCCACGATGAATCGCCGCTGGATCCGACCTGCGACTGCTATACCTGCACCAACTTCTCCCGCGCTTACCTGCACCACCTGGACAAGTGCGGCGAAATGCTGAGCAGCATGCTGAATACCATCCACAACTTGCGCCATTACCAGCGCTTGATGGCCGGTTTACGCGAGGCTATTCAACAGGGTAAATTGGCCGCCTTTGTCGACGCCTTCTACGCCAAGCGCGGGCTCCCAGTGCCGCCCTTGGACTGA
- a CDS encoding phosphonate ABC transporter ATP-binding protein: MSIRLQGAGLRHGEVQALHAVQLRIERGERVAIIGPSGAGKSSLLHLMATAVQPSAGQLQLLGAQPWALSTRARQRLRARVALVHQAPPLPPRQRVVTAVLAGRLGQWGTLRGLLNLLHPSDVPGARQALAELGLADKLFVQCGQLSGGQLQRVGIARALYQRPEVLLADEPVSAMDPVLADHSLALLNRHASEHGVTLVASLHAVELALAHFPRIVGIREGQVMFDCPAQAVSQSLLEALYANEQLALPVAPGPALTVQIPRC, from the coding sequence GTGAGTATCCGTCTGCAAGGGGCCGGCCTGCGCCATGGTGAGGTTCAGGCCCTGCACGCAGTTCAACTGCGTATCGAACGCGGCGAGCGGGTGGCGATCATCGGCCCGTCCGGCGCCGGCAAGTCCAGCCTGCTGCACCTGATGGCCACTGCTGTGCAACCGAGTGCCGGGCAATTGCAGTTGCTTGGCGCGCAGCCCTGGGCGCTGTCGACCCGCGCCCGCCAACGCCTGCGCGCGCGGGTGGCGCTGGTGCACCAGGCGCCGCCTTTGCCGCCGCGCCAGCGGGTGGTGACGGCGGTGCTGGCCGGACGCCTGGGGCAGTGGGGCACCCTGCGCGGGCTGCTCAACCTGCTGCACCCAAGCGATGTGCCCGGTGCGCGTCAAGCCCTGGCTGAGCTGGGGCTGGCAGACAAACTGTTTGTGCAGTGCGGGCAATTATCTGGCGGCCAGTTGCAGCGGGTCGGCATCGCCCGGGCGCTGTACCAGCGCCCCGAGGTGCTGCTGGCTGACGAGCCAGTGTCGGCCATGGACCCGGTGCTGGCCGACCACAGTCTGGCGCTGCTCAACCGCCATGCCAGTGAGCATGGCGTCACCCTGGTGGCCAGCCTGCACGCGGTGGAGCTGGCGCTGGCGCACTTCCCGCGCATTGTGGGCATTCGTGAAGGGCAGGTGATGTTCGATTGCCCGGCCCAGGCGGTGAGCCAAAGCCTGCTGGAGGCACTGTATGCCAACGAACAGTTGGCCCTGCCGGTGGCGCCTGGCCCGGCCCTGACGGTGCAGATTCCGCGATGCTGA
- a CDS encoding PhnE/PtxC family ABC transporter permease produces the protein MLKSDARDPAALPRLLLTLLCLALLWPGLVLSELNPGVLLQAENRQQMASFASAFWPPAHDPEFLGLLWQATLQTLAVATAGMALALLLAVPTSLLASRALSLRAASRGGRPGLWSRVLRLPVRGLLVFLRSVPEIVWALLFVRAVGLGPTAGVLAIAITYSGMLGKVYAEIFESVDQRPAHALLQAGSGRLAAFCYGILPNAAAEVVSYTVYRWECAVRASVVMGFVGAGGLGQQIDLSMRMFAGAEVASMLLAFLALVILADVLSRLLRGRLA, from the coding sequence ATGCTGAAATCCGACGCCCGTGACCCTGCGGCGCTGCCCCGCCTGTTGCTGACCCTGCTGTGCCTGGCCCTGCTGTGGCCAGGGCTGGTGTTGAGCGAACTGAACCCCGGCGTGCTGCTGCAGGCCGAGAACCGCCAACAGATGGCCAGCTTCGCCAGCGCTTTCTGGCCGCCGGCCCACGATCCCGAGTTCCTTGGCCTGCTGTGGCAGGCCACCTTGCAGACTCTGGCCGTGGCCACCGCTGGCATGGCTTTGGCACTGCTGCTGGCGGTACCCACCAGCCTGCTGGCCAGCCGTGCGCTGTCTTTGCGGGCGGCGTCCCGGGGCGGGCGCCCGGGCCTGTGGTCGCGAGTGCTACGCCTGCCGGTGCGCGGGCTGCTGGTGTTTCTGCGCAGCGTGCCGGAAATCGTCTGGGCACTGCTGTTCGTGCGCGCGGTGGGCCTGGGCCCGACCGCCGGGGTGCTGGCCATCGCCATCACCTACAGCGGCATGCTGGGCAAGGTGTATGCGGAAATCTTCGAGTCGGTGGACCAGCGCCCGGCCCACGCCTTGTTGCAGGCCGGCAGCGGCCGGTTGGCGGCGTTCTGCTACGGCATTTTGCCCAATGCGGCGGCCGAGGTGGTGTCGTACACCGTGTACCGCTGGGAGTGCGCGGTGCGCGCCTCGGTGGTGATGGGCTTTGTCGGCGCCGGCGGCCTGGGGCAGCAAATCGACCTGTCGATGCGCATGTTCGCCGGGGCCGAGGTGGCGAGCATGCTGCTGGCGTTTCTGGCATTGGTGATTCTGGCCGATGTGCTCAGCCGCCTGCTGCGCGGGAGGTTGGCATGA
- the phnE gene encoding phosphonate ABC transporter, permease protein PhnE: MSRVINLLVLLGIALAVVASFAYLELDLHAVIGNGGLGQMAEYAGRFLHPDLSREQLRAVGWGALETLAMSGLGTLLAMVLGMLLALPAAGRFGWPLQGAARLLLNALRAIPELVWAALTVLAAGLGPNAGTLALALHTAGVLGRLFAEALENAPPEPAAAIRLQGGSQVAAFCFGTLPNLWPQLLAYSLYRWENNIRMASVLGFVGAGGLGQLLYTTLSLFQEAQASTVIIAMLVLVLLVDGFSDVLRQRYVRA; this comes from the coding sequence ATGAGCCGGGTGATCAACCTGTTGGTGCTGCTGGGCATCGCACTGGCGGTGGTGGCTTCGTTCGCCTACCTGGAGCTGGACCTGCACGCGGTGATCGGCAATGGCGGGCTGGGGCAGATGGCCGAGTACGCCGGGCGCTTCCTGCACCCGGACTTGTCGCGGGAGCAGTTGCGGGCAGTGGGCTGGGGCGCGCTGGAAACCCTGGCCATGTCCGGGCTGGGTACCTTGCTGGCGATGGTGCTCGGCATGCTGCTGGCGCTGCCGGCAGCGGGGCGCTTTGGCTGGCCGTTGCAGGGGGCCGCACGTTTGCTGCTGAACGCCTTGCGGGCGATCCCGGAGCTGGTATGGGCGGCACTGACCGTGCTGGCCGCAGGCCTCGGCCCCAACGCCGGCACCCTGGCGCTGGCGCTGCACACCGCCGGGGTGCTGGGCCGGTTGTTCGCCGAGGCGTTGGAAAACGCACCGCCGGAGCCAGCGGCAGCGATCCGCCTGCAGGGCGGCAGCCAGGTGGCGGCGTTCTGCTTCGGCACCTTGCCCAACCTGTGGCCGCAGCTGCTGGCGTACAGCCTGTACCGCTGGGAGAACAACATCCGCATGGCCAGCGTGCTGGGCTTCGTCGGCGCGGGCGGGCTGGGGCAGCTGCTCTACACCACCCTGAGCCTGTTCCAGGAGGCCCAGGCCAGCACGGTGATCATCGCCATGCTGGTGCTGGTGTTGCTGGTGGATGGCTTCAGTGATGTGCTGCGCCAGCGGTATGTGCGGGCCTGA
- the abiEi gene encoding type IV toxin-antitoxin system AbiEi family antitoxin, translated as MHNQPLRRLYQGLQQLATPQRYLFTPADMRVLVRDISDRAYRALLSRAADDNILIRLCRGLYLYTPAKPNPGLVLYHAAARLRANNLNYISLESALSDAGVISQLPLNWLTLMSSGRTQVIRCGAFGTLEFIHTSRKAAELQGQIDYDDRCRLWRAKPALALADMKRTRRNLDLIDWNVANELV; from the coding sequence ATGCACAACCAGCCCTTGCGGCGCCTGTACCAAGGCCTTCAGCAACTGGCCACCCCGCAACGCTACCTCTTTACCCCGGCAGATATGCGCGTGCTGGTGCGCGACATTTCCGACCGTGCCTACCGTGCCTTGCTGAGCCGGGCGGCCGATGACAACATCCTGATCCGGCTGTGCCGTGGCCTGTATCTCTACACGCCGGCAAAACCCAACCCAGGGCTGGTGCTGTACCACGCCGCCGCACGCCTGCGGGCGAACAACCTGAACTACATCAGCCTGGAATCGGCACTCAGCGATGCCGGGGTCATTTCCCAGCTACCGCTGAACTGGCTCACCCTCATGTCGTCCGGGCGCACGCAGGTCATTCGTTGCGGCGCATTCGGGACCCTCGAGTTCATCCACACCAGCCGAAAGGCTGCCGAGCTTCAGGGCCAGATCGACTACGACGACCGCTGCCGGCTGTGGCGCGCCAAGCCAGCCCTTGCCCTGGCTGACATGAAGCGCACCCGCCGCAACCTCGACCTTATCGACTGGAACGTCGCCAATGAACTTGTTTGA
- a CDS encoding GNAT family N-acetyltransferase, translating into MKLSHRPARTADIPAVCCFPQGPEELFYMFPKATYPLTPAQLSEAIAQRSCSTVVEGDGVVLAFANFYKAERDGVCALGNVVVAPGARGRGVARYLVQSMIALAREEFVAREIWVSCFNHNTAGLLLYPQLGFVPFGIEERQAPDGGRVALVQMKQVLRYD; encoded by the coding sequence ATGAAACTGAGTCACCGCCCGGCAAGGACTGCCGACATTCCGGCCGTCTGCTGCTTCCCCCAAGGCCCCGAAGAACTGTTCTACATGTTCCCCAAGGCCACCTACCCGCTGACACCTGCACAGTTGAGCGAAGCCATCGCCCAGCGCAGTTGCTCAACTGTGGTAGAAGGCGACGGCGTAGTCCTGGCCTTCGCCAATTTCTACAAGGCCGAGCGCGACGGCGTCTGCGCCCTGGGCAATGTGGTGGTAGCCCCCGGCGCCCGTGGCCGGGGTGTGGCGCGTTATCTGGTGCAAAGCATGATTGCCTTGGCACGCGAGGAGTTCGTGGCGCGGGAGATTTGGGTGTCGTGCTTCAATCACAACACCGCCGGTTTGCTGCTTTATCCACAGCTGGGATTTGTGCCGTTCGGCATTGAGGAGCGCCAGGCGCCGGATGGCGGGCGGGTGGCGCTGGTTCAGATGAAGCAGGTGCTGAGATACGACTGA
- the queA gene encoding tRNA preQ1(34) S-adenosylmethionine ribosyltransferase-isomerase QueA, which produces MRVADFSFELPDSLIARHPLAERHGSRLLVLDGPSGALAHKQFTDLLDYLRPGDLMVFNNTRVIPARLFGQKASGGKLEVLVERVLDSHRVLAHVRASKAPKEGALILIDGGGEAEMVARHDTLFELRFNEDVLPLLERVGHMPLPPYIDRPDEGADRERYQTVYAERAGAVAAPTAGLHFDEELLAKIAAKGVERAFVTLHVGAGTFQPVRVDKIEDHTMHKEWLEVSQDVVDAVEACRARGGRVVAVGTTSVRSLESAARDGVLKPFSGDTDIFIFPGRPFHVVDCLVTNFHLPESTLLMLVSAFAGYPETMAAYAAAVDNGYRFFSYGDAMFITRNPAPRGPEDQA; this is translated from the coding sequence ATGCGCGTCGCCGATTTTTCCTTCGAACTCCCAGACTCCCTCATCGCCCGCCACCCCCTGGCCGAGCGTCACGGCAGCCGCCTGCTCGTGCTCGACGGCCCCAGCGGCGCGCTTGCCCACAAGCAGTTCACCGACCTGCTCGACTACCTGCGCCCCGGCGACCTGATGGTGTTCAACAACACCCGGGTGATCCCGGCGCGGCTGTTCGGCCAGAAAGCCTCCGGCGGTAAGCTCGAAGTGCTGGTCGAGCGCGTGCTCGACAGCCACCGCGTGCTGGCCCATGTGCGGGCCAGCAAGGCACCGAAGGAAGGCGCGCTGATTCTCATCGACGGCGGCGGCGAGGCCGAGATGGTCGCGCGCCACGACACGCTGTTCGAACTGCGCTTCAACGAAGACGTGCTGCCGCTGCTGGAGCGCGTTGGCCACATGCCGCTGCCGCCCTACATCGACCGCCCCGACGAGGGCGCTGACCGCGAGCGCTACCAGACTGTCTACGCCGAGCGCGCAGGCGCAGTGGCGGCGCCTACCGCCGGGCTGCACTTCGATGAAGAACTGCTGGCCAAGATCGCCGCCAAAGGCGTCGAGCGCGCCTTCGTTACCCTGCACGTGGGTGCTGGCACCTTCCAGCCGGTGCGGGTCGACAAGATCGAAGACCACACCATGCATAAAGAGTGGCTCGAAGTGAGCCAGGATGTGGTTGATGCAGTCGAAGCCTGCCGCGCCCGGGGCGGGCGCGTGGTCGCGGTGGGTACCACCAGCGTGCGCTCGCTGGAAAGCGCGGCACGCGACGGCGTGCTCAAGCCCTTCAGCGGCGACACCGACATCTTCATCTTCCCCGGCCGGCCGTTCCACGTGGTCGACTGCCTGGTGACCAACTTCCACCTGCCGGAGTCCACGCTGCTGATGCTGGTCTCGGCCTTCGCCGGTTACCCCGAGACCATGGCTGCCTACGCGGCGGCGGTCGACAACGGGTACCGCTTCTTCAGTTATGGTGATGCCATGTTCATCACCCGCAATCCGGCGCCACGCGGCCCAGAGGATCAAGCATGA
- a CDS encoding bestrophin family protein has product MKNLLIRKFRLVHKTIGYIGWSLFWLLIWDVLVTIDFMLFFNSKFSLPLIPLTLLGSALVVLVSFRNSSAYNRWWEARTLWGALVNSSRSYARQVLTLIDDPAEGLNPVKATLLRRHIAYVNCLAAHLKNEKCPDELMAFIPPQEFERRNRSNNFANDILGGSAALLAREYQAGRLDSIRLARLESTLVDLSNAQGGMERIANTPLPYPYVYFPRLFITLFCLIVPVGLVESLGWFTPLASTVVGFMLLAIERIGTDLQSPFRFSEHQIPMDSICETIERNLDSMQREAQCGEVQGSR; this is encoded by the coding sequence GTGAAAAACCTCCTCATCCGCAAATTCCGCCTGGTCCACAAAACCATCGGCTACATCGGCTGGTCACTGTTCTGGCTGCTGATCTGGGACGTGCTGGTCACCATCGACTTCATGCTGTTCTTCAACAGCAAGTTCAGCCTGCCGCTGATCCCCCTCACCCTGCTGGGGTCGGCGTTGGTGGTGCTGGTGAGTTTTCGCAACAGTAGCGCCTACAACCGCTGGTGGGAGGCGCGCACGCTGTGGGGGGCGCTGGTCAACAGCTCGCGCAGCTACGCTCGCCAGGTGCTGACCCTGATCGACGACCCGGCCGAGGGCCTGAACCCGGTCAAGGCCACCCTGCTGCGCCGGCATATCGCCTACGTGAACTGCCTGGCCGCGCACCTTAAAAATGAAAAGTGCCCGGACGAGCTGATGGCCTTCATCCCGCCCCAGGAGTTCGAGCGGCGCAACCGTTCGAACAACTTCGCCAACGACATCCTCGGCGGCTCGGCGGCGTTGCTGGCGCGGGAATACCAGGCCGGGCGGCTGGACAGCATTCGCCTGGCGCGGCTGGAGTCGACGCTGGTGGACCTGTCCAACGCCCAAGGCGGCATGGAGCGCATCGCCAACACGCCGCTGCCCTACCCCTATGTGTACTTCCCACGGCTGTTCATCACCTTGTTCTGCCTGATCGTACCAGTGGGGCTGGTGGAATCGCTGGGCTGGTTCACACCGCTGGCCTCGACCGTGGTGGGCTTCATGCTGCTGGCCATCGAACGCATCGGCACCGACCTGCAAAGCCCGTTTCGCTTCAGCGAGCACCAGATCCCGATGGATTCGATCTGCGAAACCATCGAGCGGAACCTGGATTCGATGCAGCGCGAGGCGCAGTGCGGGGAGGTGCAGGGCAGCAGGTGA